The Methylomonas montana genome has a window encoding:
- a CDS encoding glycogen/starch/alpha-glucan phosphorylase, translating into MPHRVFHKSNPAADITKLPKLGMEKKHFIADFKHYYSHRLGRDENCRSPHYAYEALSLAISDRLVERWKKTYNVYRDSDCKKAFYLSMEFLIGRSLSNAMLNLGVDDIVTQALYDLGLEAEELVESEPDAGLGNGGLGRLAACFIDSCATLQLPVTGYGLRYEYGMFSQQIVNGEQVERPDHWLRMGNVWEIERPEYMHRIKFGGRTQSHIDERGNKRSSWVDTHDVLAMPYDTPVPGYRNGTVNTLRLWKAIATEEFNLQEFNAGDYAEAVAEKNTAENITMVLYPNDANENGKALRLQQQYLLASASLQDVIANWVGRHGNNFTRFAEKNCFQLNDTHPSIAVAELMRLLMDIHGLPWKEAWNITRSTMAYTNHTLLPEALEKWSVNLMQYLLPRLMEIIFEINAHFMAEVSAHWPGDGARMARMSIIEEGHQKQVRMAFLAIVGSFSVNGVAELHSKLLQEGLFKDFYELWPSKFNNKTNGVTPRRWLAGCNPELAEFITATIGDGWLTDLSQLVKLRPYAEDAAFRQKWYDLNRASKQRLVDFKKEEHDIEINVDALFDVQVKRIHEYKRQILNVLHVIHLYDRIKRGDTQNWVDRCVLIGGKAAPGYVMAKKIIKLINNVGNVINGDPDVGDKLRLVFMPNYCVSAMEKICPGADLSEQISTAGKEASGTGNMKFMMNGALTIGTLDGANIEIREEVGADNFFLFGLTEQEVEALRGHYDPQWFINQDGDLQGVMRLLECGHFNQFEPGIFDDIIASIKSPQDPWMTIADFRSYLEAQKRVEQAYRDQEHWTKMSILNTAASGKFSTDRTISEYNREIWNLTPVDVESY; encoded by the coding sequence ATGCCGCATAGAGTCTTTCATAAAAGTAACCCCGCCGCCGATATTACCAAGCTTCCCAAGCTGGGTATGGAAAAAAAGCATTTTATCGCCGACTTCAAACACTATTACAGCCATCGGCTGGGGCGAGACGAAAACTGCCGCTCACCGCATTACGCCTACGAGGCGTTATCGCTCGCTATCAGCGACCGCTTGGTCGAACGCTGGAAAAAAACTTATAACGTCTATCGGGATTCGGATTGCAAAAAAGCCTTCTATTTGTCGATGGAATTTTTGATCGGCCGTTCGCTGAGCAACGCGATGCTGAATCTGGGCGTCGACGATATTGTTACTCAGGCCTTGTACGATTTAGGCTTGGAAGCTGAGGAACTGGTGGAAAGCGAGCCGGATGCCGGTCTGGGCAACGGCGGTTTGGGCCGGCTGGCGGCTTGTTTTATCGACAGTTGCGCGACTCTGCAATTGCCGGTGACCGGCTACGGTTTGCGCTATGAATATGGCATGTTCTCGCAGCAGATCGTCAACGGCGAACAAGTGGAACGGCCGGATCACTGGTTGCGGATGGGCAACGTCTGGGAAATCGAACGGCCGGAGTACATGCATCGCATCAAATTCGGCGGCCGCACCCAAAGCCATATCGATGAAAGAGGCAATAAACGCAGCAGTTGGGTCGATACGCATGATGTGTTGGCGATGCCTTACGATACGCCAGTGCCGGGCTATAGAAACGGCACCGTCAATACCTTGCGTTTGTGGAAAGCCATTGCTACCGAGGAATTCAATCTCCAGGAATTCAATGCTGGCGATTATGCCGAAGCGGTCGCCGAGAAAAACACCGCCGAAAACATCACCATGGTGTTATATCCCAACGACGCCAACGAAAACGGCAAGGCCTTGCGTCTGCAACAGCAATATCTGCTGGCTTCGGCCAGTTTGCAGGACGTAATCGCCAATTGGGTGGGTCGTCACGGTAATAATTTCACGCGCTTCGCCGAAAAAAACTGCTTCCAACTCAACGATACCCATCCCAGCATCGCCGTCGCCGAATTGATGCGCTTGCTGATGGATATTCACGGTTTGCCGTGGAAAGAGGCTTGGAACATCACCCGTAGCACCATGGCCTACACCAATCATACCTTGCTGCCGGAAGCGCTGGAAAAATGGTCGGTGAATTTGATGCAGTATTTGCTGCCGCGTTTGATGGAAATTATTTTCGAGATCAACGCCCACTTCATGGCCGAAGTATCGGCACATTGGCCGGGCGATGGCGCGCGGATGGCGCGAATGTCGATTATCGAAGAAGGTCATCAAAAGCAAGTGAGGATGGCATTTCTGGCTATCGTCGGCAGCTTTTCGGTTAACGGTGTCGCTGAACTGCATTCCAAACTGTTACAGGAAGGTTTGTTCAAAGACTTTTACGAGCTATGGCCGAGCAAATTCAATAATAAGACCAACGGTGTCACGCCTAGACGGTGGTTGGCCGGTTGCAACCCGGAATTGGCCGAATTTATTACCGCTACTATCGGCGACGGCTGGCTGACCGACCTGTCCCAGTTGGTTAAGTTGCGACCATACGCCGAGGATGCCGCGTTCAGACAAAAATGGTACGACTTGAATCGGGCCAGCAAACAGCGGCTGGTTGATTTCAAAAAAGAAGAGCACGACATCGAGATTAATGTCGATGCTTTGTTCGATGTGCAGGTCAAACGCATCCACGAGTACAAACGGCAGATTTTGAATGTGCTGCATGTGATCCATCTGTACGATCGCATCAAACGCGGCGACACCCAAAACTGGGTGGATAGGTGCGTCTTGATTGGCGGTAAGGCCGCGCCCGGCTATGTGATGGCGAAAAAAATCATCAAACTGATCAATAACGTTGGCAATGTCATCAATGGCGACCCGGATGTCGGTGACAAACTTAGATTGGTGTTTATGCCCAATTATTGTGTGTCGGCGATGGAAAAAATTTGTCCGGGCGCCGATCTGTCCGAGCAAATCTCTACTGCCGGCAAGGAAGCGTCAGGTACCGGCAATATGAAATTCATGATGAACGGCGCATTGACCATCGGCACCTTGGATGGCGCCAATATCGAAATCCGCGAAGAAGTCGGCGCCGATAATTTCTTCTTGTTCGGTTTGACCGAACAGGAAGTGGAAGCCTTGCGGGGCCATTACGATCCGCAATGGTTCATCAATCAGGATGGCGATTTGCAAGGCGTGATGCGTTTGCTGGAATGTGGTCATTTCAATCAATTCGAGCCGGGCATTTTCGACGATATCATCGCTTCGATTAAGAGCCCGCAAGATCCCTGGATGACGATTGCCGATTTTCGCAGTTATCTGGAAGCGCAAAAACGCGTGGAACAGGCTTATCGGGATCAGGAACACTGGACCAAAATGAGTATCTTAAACACCGCCGCCAGCGGCAAATTTTCCACGGACCGGACGATTAGCGAATATAACCGCGAAATTTGGAATCTGACACCGGTCGATGTGGAAAGCTATTAA
- the trmL gene encoding tRNA (uridine(34)/cytosine(34)/5-carboxymethylaminomethyluridine(34)-2'-O)-methyltransferase TrmL, translating to MIDIVLFEPEIPANTGNIIRLCANTGAHLHLIQPLGFDLDDKRLRRAGLDYHEWVNIRQYGSLNDYVEKAKPKRLFALTTKGNTSYSEVRYQAGDALLFGPETRGLPAAFLSQHPAAQQLYLPMRKESRSLNLSNTVAVVLYEAWKQLGYQDALR from the coding sequence ATGATCGATATTGTCTTGTTCGAGCCGGAGATCCCGGCCAATACCGGCAATATCATCCGCTTATGTGCCAATACCGGCGCGCATTTGCATTTGATCCAACCGCTCGGTTTTGATTTGGATGACAAACGTTTGCGTCGGGCCGGGCTGGATTATCACGAATGGGTCAATATCCGCCAGTATGGCTCGTTGAACGATTATGTTGAAAAAGCCAAACCTAAGCGTTTATTTGCGTTAACCACCAAAGGCAACACAAGTTATAGCGAGGTGCGCTATCAGGCAGGCGACGCTTTGTTGTTCGGTCCGGAAACTCGCGGTTTGCCGGCAGCATTCCTGAGCCAACATCCTGCCGCGCAGCAGCTGTATTTGCCGATGCGTAAGGAAAGCCGCAGCCTCAATCTATCCAATACCGTTGCCGTTGTGCTGTACGAAGCCTGGAAGCAATTGGGCTATCAGGATGCGTTACGCTGA
- a CDS encoding YchJ family protein has protein sequence MTTLTNNTESCLCGSGLNYPECCGRYHGGEHYPPTAETLMRSRFSAYARRDVDYLLATWDASKRPANIDFSKETAQWQKLTIVDTKKGGAQDSKGIVEFKAYYRQDGEDYFMHEISRFVKSDSRWRYLDGVIKAAGKVVANTDTGKNAPCACGSGKKFKRCCGR, from the coding sequence ATGACAACATTGACCAACAATACCGAATCTTGTTTATGCGGCTCCGGCCTGAATTATCCGGAATGTTGCGGCCGTTATCACGGCGGCGAACACTACCCGCCCACGGCAGAGACTTTGATGCGCTCGCGTTTTAGCGCTTACGCCCGACGCGATGTGGATTATTTATTGGCGACTTGGGATGCCTCGAAAAGACCGGCGAACATTGACTTTTCCAAGGAAACCGCACAATGGCAAAAGCTGACCATCGTCGACACTAAGAAAGGCGGCGCACAGGACAGCAAGGGTATCGTCGAGTTTAAGGCCTATTACAGGCAGGATGGCGAAGATTATTTCATGCACGAAATCAGCCGCTTCGTTAAATCAGATTCGCGCTGGCGGTATCTGGATGGCGTTATTAAAGCGGCCGGCAAAGTCGTAGCAAACACCGATACAGGCAAAAATGCGCCTTGTGCGTGCGGCAGCGGCAAAAAATTCAAGCGTTGCTGCGGGCGCTGA
- a CDS encoding dicarboxylate/amino acid:cation symporter: MKVALNTQIFLGALLGITLGLVFAKLGPEAKATKQGIYFCGLLGNLFIDLLKMVLVPLVFTSIAVGVANLRLHSQLHRVWLSTLGFFALSMALAIVLGLIATNLFESGKGLSLDLFHNAGQGFAAKQMSFAEFVASFLHGLFVNPFAALAQANVLAIVMFALLLGIALVVGGDRYRNLLQLMQEGLELMLRLVGWIMRLAPFGIMALLAQLLATQNMALLNSLAEFVAVVIGTTLLHGFVVLPLLLFLVTKMSPLKFFRGSREALITAFATSSSSATLPVTLRCVEQHLHVKPGIAGFVVPLGATVNMDGTALYEASAALFVANLAGIELDLAQQLIVFFTTMIAAMGAPGIPSAGMVTMVMVLQSVGLPTEAIAILLPIDRLLDTVRTMVNVEGDMIGSLVVQKWVGKD; this comes from the coding sequence TTGAAAGTCGCATTAAACACCCAAATTTTTCTCGGTGCCTTGCTGGGCATTACGCTGGGCTTAGTGTTCGCCAAACTGGGGCCGGAAGCTAAGGCGACGAAGCAAGGCATCTATTTCTGCGGTTTGTTAGGCAACTTGTTCATCGATTTGCTGAAAATGGTGTTGGTGCCCTTGGTGTTTACCTCTATCGCTGTCGGTGTTGCCAACTTGCGTTTGCATAGCCAGTTACATCGGGTATGGCTATCCACGCTGGGATTTTTTGCGTTATCGATGGCCTTGGCAATCGTGCTGGGTCTGATTGCCACCAATCTGTTCGAGTCGGGTAAGGGCTTGAGTCTGGACTTGTTTCATAATGCCGGCCAGGGTTTCGCGGCCAAACAGATGAGCTTTGCCGAATTTGTCGCCAGTTTCCTGCACGGTTTATTCGTCAACCCGTTTGCAGCCTTGGCGCAAGCCAATGTGCTGGCGATCGTGATGTTTGCTTTGTTGCTGGGTATTGCCTTGGTGGTGGGTGGCGACCGTTATCGCAATTTGTTGCAGCTGATGCAGGAAGGCCTGGAGTTGATGCTGCGCCTGGTCGGCTGGATCATGCGGCTGGCGCCGTTCGGCATTATGGCCTTGCTGGCCCAGTTGCTGGCGACCCAGAACATGGCGCTGTTGAATAGCCTGGCCGAATTTGTCGCGGTGGTGATCGGCACTACCTTGCTGCATGGCTTTGTGGTGTTGCCCTTACTATTGTTCTTAGTGACCAAGATGTCGCCGCTAAAGTTTTTTCGCGGATCGCGCGAGGCCTTGATCACAGCATTTGCCACCAGTTCCAGTTCGGCGACGCTGCCGGTTACCTTGCGCTGCGTGGAGCAGCATCTGCACGTCAAACCCGGTATCGCCGGGTTCGTGGTGCCGCTGGGCGCCACCGTCAATATGGACGGTACCGCGCTGTACGAAGCTTCCGCTGCGTTGTTTGTCGCTAATTTGGCGGGTATCGAGCTGGATCTGGCCCAGCAGTTGATCGTGTTCTTCACCACGATGATCGCCGCGATGGGCGCGCCCGGGATTCCCAGTGCCGGCATGGTGACGATGGTGATGGTGCTGCAATCGGTCGGTCTACCCACGGAAGCCATCGCCATCCTGCTGCCGATCGATCGCTTACTCGACACCGTGCGGACCATGGTCAATGTCGAAGGCGATATGATCGGGAGCTTGGTCGTGCAGAAATGGGTAGGGAAGGACTGA
- a CDS encoding Uma2 family endonuclease, producing the protein MALALKDRQSHTYGDYLNWPDDLRYELIDGDAYLMSPAPDLPHQDVAGEIYFQTRQALQGKSCRAFIAPVDVRLPKAQETDESIDTVVQPDVLVVCDSGKLDKRGVRGAPDWVVEVLSPSTAGHDQIKKRQLYEQHGVREYWLVHPVDRVLTIYRLEDAEYGKPQIYQLEGETQVGILPEIVIRWDELAARLPKDY; encoded by the coding sequence ATGGCTTTAGCATTGAAAGACCGGCAATCTCATACTTACGGCGATTATTTGAATTGGCCGGACGACTTGCGTTACGAGCTGATCGACGGCGATGCTTATCTGATGTCGCCCGCACCGGATTTGCCGCATCAGGATGTGGCGGGGGAAATTTATTTCCAGACTAGGCAAGCACTGCAAGGCAAATCCTGCCGCGCCTTTATCGCACCCGTCGATGTGCGCTTACCCAAAGCCCAGGAAACCGACGAATCTATTGATACTGTCGTGCAGCCCGACGTGCTGGTCGTGTGCGATAGCGGCAAGCTGGATAAACGCGGCGTGCGCGGCGCACCGGACTGGGTGGTGGAAGTGCTGTCGCCCTCCACCGCCGGCCACGACCAAATCAAAAAACGCCAACTCTACGAACAGCATGGGGTGCGCGAATATTGGCTGGTTCATCCGGTCGATCGGGTGCTGACGATTTACCGCCTAGAGGATGCCGAATATGGCAAGCCGCAAATCTATCAACTGGAAGGCGAAACCCAAGTGGGCATTTTACCGGAAATCGTGATTCGTTGGGACGAACTGGCGGCGCGCTTGCCGAAAGATTACTAA
- a CDS encoding class I SAM-dependent methyltransferase: protein MTIKSILVTDALYQYILSTSLREPEVLQQLREETAQHTHSVMQIAPEQGQFMALLVELIGAKKILEIGVFTGYSSTCLALALPPEGRITACDINEEFTDVARRYWAQAGVADKIDLRLAPALETLNSLIAAGDAGSYDMAFIDADKANYDGYYEQSLALLRTGGLLVIDNVLWNGQVIDPNIKDADTQAIRRLNDKIHVDPRVSISLLPIADGLTLAVKR, encoded by the coding sequence ATGACTATAAAAAGTATTTTGGTAACCGACGCCCTCTATCAATACATTCTGTCGACTTCGCTGCGCGAGCCGGAGGTATTGCAACAACTCCGCGAGGAAACCGCGCAACATACCCACAGCGTCATGCAAATTGCGCCGGAGCAGGGGCAGTTCATGGCGCTGTTGGTAGAACTGATAGGCGCGAAAAAAATTCTGGAAATCGGGGTTTTCACCGGCTATAGCTCCACTTGTCTGGCGTTGGCACTGCCACCGGAAGGCCGGATCACGGCTTGTGATATTAACGAAGAATTTACCGATGTGGCGCGCCGCTATTGGGCGCAGGCCGGTGTTGCCGATAAGATAGACCTTCGGCTGGCTCCTGCGCTGGAAACGCTGAACAGCCTTATCGCCGCTGGTGATGCGGGCAGTTACGATATGGCCTTTATCGATGCGGACAAAGCCAATTACGATGGCTATTACGAGCAATCCCTGGCGCTTTTGCGTACCGGCGGCTTATTGGTGATAGACAATGTACTGTGGAACGGCCAGGTGATCGATCCAAACATCAAGGATGCGGATACCCAAGCGATTCGTCGCCTCAATGACAAAATTCACGTCGATCCCAGGGTCAGTATCAGCCTGCTGCCGATAGCCGACGGCCTGACCTTGGCTGTGAAACGTTGA
- a CDS encoding metallophosphoesterase family protein yields the protein MATQTEPPIFQRIGIISDTHGLLRPEALAVLHGCERIIHAGDVGKPEVLQRLNELAPVTAVRGNNDKGEWAEELPINANITVGQVSIYLIHDLTDLVIDPVAAGVRIVISGHSHKPSLQERDGVLYLNPGSAGPRRFKLPVTVAELTVRGQQINARIIHLPIDSQLRHAADDLIYP from the coding sequence ATGGCTACTCAAACCGAACCCCCAATTTTTCAGCGCATCGGCATCATCTCCGACACCCACGGCCTACTGCGCCCCGAAGCGCTGGCGGTTTTGCACGGCTGCGAGCGGATTATCCACGCCGGCGACGTCGGCAAACCGGAGGTATTGCAGCGGCTGAACGAGTTGGCGCCGGTTACGGCGGTGCGCGGTAACAACGACAAAGGGGAATGGGCTGAGGAATTGCCGATCAACGCCAACATCACAGTGGGACAAGTCTCAATTTACCTGATTCACGATCTGACCGATCTGGTCATCGATCCGGTGGCAGCGGGCGTTCGCATCGTCATTTCCGGCCATTCGCATAAACCGTCGCTTCAGGAGCGCGACGGCGTGTTGTACCTGAATCCTGGCAGCGCCGGTCCGCGCCGTTTCAAGTTGCCGGTTACCGTTGCCGAATTGACCGTCCGCGGTCAGCAAATCAACGCCAGGATTATCCACTTGCCGATAGATAGCCAGCTCAGGCACGCTGCGGACGATTTAATCTATCCCTAA
- a CDS encoding YciI family protein translates to MKYICFGYLDVENWTSKPETEQLAMIDACFAYDAILRKNGNWISGEGLQGPNTAVTLRHKNGEESCIDGPYAETKELLGGLLILEATDINHAIQLISNHPGIKMGSWEIRPAEDLSAMIAESEKRRLAAK, encoded by the coding sequence ATGAAATACATTTGCTTCGGATACCTGGACGTCGAAAACTGGACGAGCAAGCCGGAAACCGAACAACTAGCCATGATTGATGCGTGCTTTGCCTACGATGCGATACTCAGGAAAAATGGTAATTGGATTAGCGGTGAAGGACTGCAAGGCCCCAACACCGCCGTCACCTTGCGCCATAAAAATGGCGAAGAGTCCTGTATCGATGGCCCTTACGCCGAAACCAAAGAGCTTTTGGGCGGGCTATTGATTTTGGAGGCGACGGATATTAACCACGCCATTCAGTTGATATCCAACCATCCCGGGATCAAGATGGGGTCTTGGGAAATTCGCCCAGCCGAGGATTTATCGGCGATGATTGCTGAAAGCGAGAAGCGGCGGCTTGCGGCGAAATAA
- a CDS encoding YybH family protein encodes MKPDFDTALQQHLAAISNRDIEAFKSHLTRGETLYTVVQNGHAFTTPSETIEIHKQWFQDPNWVWEGTVVHKVVGEDVAMALVKYQYRPKEDAAPFSTWLTYVFQLQEGQWRIVHDQNTALDYVAFARAAGIEIK; translated from the coding sequence ATGAAACCGGATTTTGATACTGCTCTACAGCAGCATCTTGCGGCCATCTCTAATCGAGATATTGAAGCGTTTAAATCACACCTTACGCGGGGCGAAACGCTCTATACAGTCGTTCAAAATGGACACGCATTCACAACGCCTTCGGAAACTATTGAAATTCATAAACAATGGTTTCAAGATCCAAACTGGGTTTGGGAGGGTACGGTTGTGCATAAAGTCGTCGGAGAGGATGTGGCGATGGCTCTTGTCAAATATCAATATCGCCCAAAAGAGGATGCTGCACCATTCAGCACTTGGCTAACATATGTTTTTCAGTTGCAAGAAGGTCAATGGCGAATCGTGCACGACCAAAATACGGCACTTGATTATGTTGCATTTGCGCGTGCTGCCGGAATTGAAATTAAATAA